In a single window of the Rhopalosiphum padi isolate XX-2018 chromosome 1, ASM2088224v1, whole genome shotgun sequence genome:
- the LOC132918122 gene encoding transmembrane ascorbate-dependent reductase CYB561-like — MFGGIGLYTKFYILFQIIGLTLIYYVYYYIVQYRGGFSFTEPKIIFNWHPLLMTIAFVYLFANAILLYRTYPNNTKKKLKNQHSVIHGCILILIVIAGFAAFVSHQYSVPQIPHLYSLHSWLGVITILMFLSQFISGLWCFLYPGVAAQHRETLAPYHVFFGISIFTLAIATSVLGFCEKLIFSLSSKYQLFPAEGVLVNILGIVFVFYCLLVVYMITKPEFKRRPKLEYETLLK, encoded by the exons atgtttggtgGGATTGGTTTATATACAAAATTCTACATACTATTtcag attattggactaacactaatatattatgtatactattatattgttcaatatCGAGGAGGATTTAGTTTTACcgaaccaaaaataatattcaactggCACCCATTATTGATGACAATCgcattcgtttatttatttgcaaATG ctatTCTTCTTTATCGTACATATCcgaataatacgaaaaaaaaattaaaaaatcaacattCGGTTATTCATGGTTGTATATTAATCCTTATCGTAATTGCTGGATTTGCTGCTTTTGTTTCACACCAATATAGTGTACCCCAAATTCCTCATTTGTATTCTTTACACAGTTGGTTGGGAGTTATCACTATTTTAATGTTCCTATCCCAG TTTATTAGTGGACTCTGGTGTTTCTTGTATCCCGGAGTAGCTGCCCAACATAGAGAAACTTTGGCACCTTATCACGTATTTTTTGGCATTTCCATTTTCACTTTAGCAATTGCAACTAGTGTACTAGGATTCTgtgaaaaactaattttttctct gAGTAGTAAATACCAACTGTTTCCGGCAGAAGGTGTGCTTGTAAATATTTTGggaattgtttttgtattttactgtTTACTAGTGGTATATATGATTACCAAACCTGAATTCAAGAGACGTCCTAAATTAGAATATGAAACTTTACTCAAATAA
- the LOC132918152 gene encoding ethanolamine kinase, with translation MSTIPHLPIFLEDDGIEHGSRIILKLIRPNWNLDKIRYKLFTDGITNKLVGLFDDSRPEDDGVLVRVYGKNTEQIIDRKAEFENFKFLYHAGLAPDLYATFDNGMVYKYIKGETLNTSTVREPSIYRLVATTMARFHRLGTNGISARDGTIKSELWNKMEQFANLIPKRFSSPSNDLRFRKIFTQGIENLRADIEPLKALLENIESPVVFCHNDLLLGNILLQSDDTVSGRRPVSVAFIDYEYAMFNNQAFDIANHFIEFAGVQEPDFSLYPNVDLQMDWLKSYLEEYTGESLDQNDQRIAVLKHQVDMFVIASHLLWIFWSLVQTEISVIDFDYLKYAEMRFEQYTKAKSSLIK, from the exons ATGTCTACTATTCCTCACTTGCCCATTTTTCTTGAAGACGACGGTATCGAACACGGATCTCGAATCATATTGAAACTGATAAGACCAAACTGGAATTTGGATAAAATCCGATACAAG TTGTTCACAGAtggtattactaataaattggTTGGTTTATTTGACGATTCGCGTCCAGAAGATGATGGCGTGCTGGTACGTGTCTACGGCAAAAATACGGAACAAATCATTGACAGAAAAGCAGAATTCGAAAACTTTAAG TTTTTGTACCATGCTGGACTTGCACCTGACTTGTACGCAACGTTCGATAACGGCATGGTGTACAAATACATTAAAGGAGAAACGCTGAACACTTCTACAGTACGGGAACCAAGCATTTACAGGCTAGTGGCCACAACAATGGCGAGATTTCACCGGTTAGGTACAAATGGCATAAGTGCAAGAGATGGAACGATCAAATCCGAACTTTGGAATAAAATGGAACAGTTCGCCAATCTCATCCCAAAACGTTTTAGCTCTCCGTCCAATGACCTTCG ATTCCGAAAGATATTCACCCAAGGCATCGAGAACCTACGAGCTGATATTGAACCACTGAAAGCATTGTTGGAAAATATCGAAAGTCCAGTTGTATTCTGTCACAACGACTTGCTGTTGGGCAACATACTTTTGCAGAGTGATGACACAGTGAGTGGTCGTCGTCCCGTCAGCGTAGCATTTATCGATTATGAGTACGCCATGTTCAACAATCAGGCGTTCGACATAGCTAATCACTTTATTGAATTTGctg GTGTACAAGAACCGGACTTCTCATTGTATCCAAATGTCGATTTGCAAATGGACTGGCTGAAGTCGTACTTAGAAGAATATACCGGGGAATCTTTAGACCAAAATGATCAAAGGATTGCTGTGCTTAAGCATCAAGTGGACATGTTTGTAATTGCGTCGCATTTATTGTGGATATTCTGGTCACTCGTACAAACCGAAATATCGGTTATCGATTTcgattatttaaa atatgCAGAAATGAGATTCGAACAGTACACAAAAGCAAAAAGTTCACTCATCAAATGA
- the LOC132917869 gene encoding LOW QUALITY PROTEIN: pescadillo homolog (The sequence of the model RefSeq protein was modified relative to this genomic sequence to represent the inferred CDS: deleted 1 base in 1 codon), producing the protein MAESNTPEDKLKNQTPILQYTIFSDDYYNEELLYSNEKLGILKKKLEIVRSRVDVNDKLKKNLSPLRRPMNNAPLHEVYKNVINKDSFSILASILDKENNVNSITSTENQNNKSTENDIKSVRNDNANIQKFNKPSNIEKTNQINSREINKNAKKSLNVKQDVVKKIKITSTKNTQSLKKKTNQRNKIVSVDKTK; encoded by the exons taaattaaaaaatcaaacaccaattctacaatatacaatattttctgaTGATTATTACAATGAAGAGTTACTATACTCAAATGAAAAGTTAGGAATACTGAAGAAAAAATTAGAAATCGTAAGATCAAGGGTGGATgtgaatgataaatta aaaaaaaacctctcCCCTTTAAGGCGACCTATGAATAATGCACCTTTGCATGAagtatacaaaaatgttattaataaggACTCGTTTTCCATTTTAGCCTCGATTTTAGATAAAGAAAATAACGTTAATA GTATAACATCAACTGAAAATCAGAATAACAAGTCGACAGAAAACGATATAAAATCTGTTAGAAATGATAAcgcaaatattcaaaaattcaataaaccGTCAAATATTGAGAAAACTAATCAAATAAACTCCcgagaaattaataaaaatgctaaaaagTCTTTGAATGTTAAACAagatgttgtaaaaaaaataaaaattacttcaaCTAAAAATACACAATCATTGAAGAAGAAAACTAATCAACGTAATAAAATTGTGTCTGTAGATAAAaccaaataa
- the LOC132918161 gene encoding FGFR1 oncogene partner 2 homolog, whose translation MSVTVQQILSDAKRLASKLKEHDTAADALLSQAQFVYKKIDAMKQYTDDLSELNDMEEGGLPHEELVNSIRTESRQLQEIVRENRILRAMVAEHQTALEMIMSKYRSQVSHLVAQSSADQLVNNITAKTIEEKNALIIQQEERIKEMMAVMSLASRLEAEEASKKEETIGRLQIENQTLRKLLKISTDLSVEKGPDKMLAST comes from the exons ATGTCCGTCACCGTACAGCAGATATTGTCCGACGCCAAGCGATTGGCGTCCAAACTCAAAGAGCACGACACAGCGGCCGATGCGTTGTTGTCCCAAGCCCAGTTCGTCTACAAGAAGATCGACGCCATGAaacaa TATACGGATGATTTGTCAGAACTCAACGACATGGAAGAAGGAGGTCTCCCACATGAAGAACTGGTCAACTCTATTCGGACTGAAAGTCGGCAGCTTCAAGAGATTGTACGCGAAAACCGCATATTAAGAGCAATGGTTGCTGAGCACCAGACTGCGCTAGAAATGATCATGAGCAAATATCGGTCCCAGGTTTCACATCTTGTAGCTCAAAGCAGCGCCGACCAGCTTGTTAATAATATCACAGCTAAG ACAATAGAAGAGAAAAATGCTTTGATCATTCAACAGGAAGAACGTATCAAAGAAATGATGGCTGTCATGAGTCTCGCCTCTCGTTTAGAAGCTGAAGAAGCAAGTAAAAAGGAAGAAACTATTGGCAGGTTACAAATTGAAAACCAA acacttagaaaactattgaaaatatcCACTGATCTATCTGTAGAAAAAGGACCAGACAAGATGTTGGCATCTACGTAA
- the LOC132918166 gene encoding signal peptidase complex subunit 3, with protein sequence MHSLLSRGNSVLAYTLSVLVTLTFACFLSTILVDYRTGTEMQTLKIEVKNLPEYGVSKKINDLGHITFNLDADLTSLFNWNVKQLFVYMTAEYETPTNALNQVVLWDKIILRGENSNLRLKNMRTKYYFWDDGNGLRGNKNVTLTLSYNIIPNVGRLPNVGAIGSHTFSFPPHYTR encoded by the exons ATGCATTCTTTACTGTCCCGAGGCAACTCGGTGCTGGCGTATACGCTGAGCGTACTCGTCACTCTCACGTTCGCGTGTTTCCTTTCCACCATATTGGTTGACTATCGAACCGGTACCGAGATGCAGACGCTAAAAATCGAAGT GAAAAACTTACCAGAGTATGGTGTATCCAAAAAGATCAACGACTTGGGTCACATAACATTCAATCTTGATGCAG ATCTCACTAGCCTATTCAATTGGAATGTCAAGCAATTGTTTGTGTACATGACTGCAGAATATGAGACACCTACAAACGCCTTAAATCAA gtagttTTGTGGGACAAGATTATTTTGAGAGGTGAGAATTCCAACTTGCGCCTTAAAAATATGCgaacaaaatattacttttgGGATGATGGTAATGGTTTAag aGGGAATAAAAACGTGACTCTTACCCTGTCCTACAACATCATACCAAATGTGGGTCGATTGCCAAATGTAGGTGCCATTGGATCTCATACATTTAGTTTTCCTCCACACTATACACGATGA